The nucleotide sequence GATTAATAAAAATGCGCCGCGGGCATTTTATTTCATGGCGAAACCTCCGCGAAGCGGCTGCGCGCCATTAGTCGCTACTTTGTGAGAGTGAATTTGTGGAGGTGGCCGAACTGGCTCCACTCGGACACGATGAGGTTTCCGTCCTTGTCAATCGAAGCCCCGTGCGGCGAGTTGCAAATGCCGACCGTCCACTGATCGGGCGGCAGGCCGAAATTCGCACGCTGCTTCTCGTTGGGATTGTCACCAACCTGGGCAACGATGTTGCCGTCTTTGTCGAGAACAGTGACGCGCCCCTGCAACTCCGGAAACACGGCGTAGTCGCCCCGGATATGCACGGCGGCAGGCATGCGAAGGTCTTTCTGGATGATCTTCACGAAATTGCCGTCGAGGTCCCAGTATTCCACGCGATTGTTATTGCGATTGCAAACCAGCAAGAGCGGTTTGCCCTGGCGCGTGTCGAGCGCGATGCCGTGACAGGTCTTGAACTTACCCTCCGCCTCGCCGGGTCCGCCAAAGGCTTTCACAAACTTGCGGTCCTTGTCGTACTTGAGCACGTAGTTTGCGCCGTAGCCATCAGCGATAAAGATCGAACCGTCGGGCCCGACGGTGACAGCGCACGGATTGAATCCCTTCTCGTCCTTGTAGATTCCCGCCTCCTGCGGAAAGTGAATCGCCCACAACAGCTCGCCATCGAGCTTGAGTTTGACCACCTCGTGATCAGCCGGGCGCGCCCCGTAGATGTATTCCACACCGTTCTCTTCGCGAATCTCCAATCCATGAATCCGCGTCGGACCGACCGAGCGCAGGAATTTTCCGCGGGATGAAAAGACCACGATGCCGCGGGGCGTGTCGGTGGTGACGTAAATATTGCCCGTCTTGTCAATCACCACGCCGCCGTGGCAGGGGCCGAGGGGCTTGTCGTCCGGGTTTTTCTCAAAAAAAT is from Candidatus Angelobacter sp. and encodes:
- a CDS encoding 6-bladed beta-propeller; translation: MNRILSSLLGISLISTAAFASGLKYSIMPDFFEKNPDDKPLGPCHGGVVIDKTGNIYVTTDTPRGIVVFSSRGKFLRSVGPTRIHGLEIREENGVEYIYGARPADHEVVKLKLDGELLWAIHFPQEAGIYKDEKGFNPCAVTVGPDGSIFIADGYGANYVLKYDKDRKFVKAFGGPGEAEGKFKTCHGIALDTRQGKPLLLVCNRNNNRVEYWDLDGNFVKIIQKDLRMPAAVHIRGDYAVFPELQGRVTVLDKDGNIVAQVGDNPNEKQRANFGLPPDQWTVGICNSPHGASIDKDGNLIVSEWSQFGHLHKFTLTK